In Actinomadura citrea, a single window of DNA contains:
- a CDS encoding DUF4190 domain-containing protein, whose amino-acid sequence MTYPPPGPAQPGPQAPYPSPPPPMPGEHGPGSPYGSNADKTNGLAIAAFVTGLLGCLGVVGLILGAVSLSQIAKKGGKGRGLAIAGIVLSCLWIVGGIVGFVLSGDGSSDGAGATPKVTQTKPKEVDAKKMKVGDCINDNSGATSSATEEPVEVESVKIVPCTGPHDGEVTAVFRVKGFVIPPEARLQQLASNGCKLRTQARINRDPAARGIANSYYYPTADSWKSGDRTVTCVAVAAADGKKLTRPLHR is encoded by the coding sequence ATGACCTATCCCCCACCCGGACCCGCGCAGCCGGGTCCCCAGGCCCCCTATCCGTCCCCGCCCCCGCCGATGCCCGGCGAGCACGGCCCCGGCTCCCCGTACGGATCCAACGCCGACAAGACCAACGGGCTGGCGATCGCCGCGTTCGTGACCGGCCTCCTCGGATGCCTCGGTGTCGTCGGCCTCATCCTCGGAGCCGTCTCCCTCAGCCAGATCGCGAAGAAGGGCGGCAAGGGCCGCGGCCTCGCGATCGCGGGGATCGTTCTGTCCTGCCTGTGGATCGTGGGCGGCATCGTCGGCTTCGTGCTGAGCGGGGACGGCTCGTCCGACGGCGCCGGGGCGACGCCCAAGGTCACCCAGACCAAGCCCAAGGAGGTGGACGCCAAGAAGATGAAGGTCGGCGACTGCATCAACGACAACTCCGGCGCCACCAGCTCCGCGACCGAGGAACCGGTCGAGGTGGAGAGCGTCAAGATCGTCCCCTGTACGGGACCGCATGACGGCGAGGTGACGGCCGTCTTCCGGGTGAAGGGGTTCGTCATCCCGCCCGAGGCGCGGCTCCAGCAGCTCGCCTCGAACGGGTGCAAGCTCCGCACGCAGGCACGGATCAACCGCGACCCCGCCGCGCGGGGCATCGCGAACTCCTACTACTACCCGACGGCCGACTCGTGGAAGTCCGGTGACCGCACCGTCACCTGCGTCGCCGTGGCCGCCGCCGACGGCAAGAAGCTCACCCGACCGCTGCACCGCTGA
- a CDS encoding LuxR C-terminal-related transcriptional regulator, which yields MSETLKRVVLVDDHQMFRTGVKAELGGGVEIVGEAGDVDEAVAVIRGTQPDVVLLDVHLPGGGGIEVLRRLHGAVSSKFLALSVSDAAEDVIGVVRGGARGYVTKTISGPELTDAIGRVADGDAVFSPRLAGFVLDAFAATDVPAVDPELDQITQRERDVLRLIARGYAYKEIAKELFISVKTVETHVSSVLRKLQLSNRHELSRWAAARRLV from the coding sequence ATGAGCGAAACGTTGAAGAGGGTCGTGCTGGTCGACGACCACCAGATGTTCCGGACCGGCGTGAAGGCGGAGCTGGGCGGCGGCGTCGAGATCGTCGGGGAGGCCGGCGACGTCGACGAGGCGGTCGCGGTGATCCGCGGGACGCAGCCGGACGTGGTGCTGCTGGACGTCCACCTGCCCGGCGGCGGCGGGATCGAGGTGCTGCGGCGGCTGCACGGCGCCGTCTCGTCCAAGTTCCTCGCGCTGTCGGTGTCGGACGCGGCGGAGGACGTGATCGGCGTCGTCCGGGGCGGGGCCCGCGGCTACGTCACCAAGACGATCTCCGGTCCCGAGCTGACGGACGCGATCGGCCGGGTCGCCGACGGAGACGCGGTCTTCTCGCCGCGTCTCGCCGGTTTCGTCCTGGACGCGTTCGCCGCCACGGACGTCCCGGCCGTCGACCCGGAACTGGACCAGATCACCCAGCGGGAGCGCGATGTGCTGCGGCTGATCGCGCGCGGCTACGCCTACAAGGAGATCGCCAAGGAGCTGTTCATCTCGGTGAAGACGGTGGAGACGCACGTCAGCAGCGTCCTGCGGAAACTGCAGCTGTCGAACCGGCACGAGCTGTCGCGCTGGGCCGCCGCCCGCCGCCTCGTCTAG
- a CDS encoding ATP-binding protein: MSQETAGRPVPPGPVGATPLGPARLERAAEGRLVAGVCRGLAVHLGVDVFLVRSAFVLLTMASGLGVAAYAALWILVPVQERASAEAGGRRRGRDWGQLLAYAAVALGLAALPWGAAGVVRWALWPFIVGGVGAAILWQQADRDQRQRWTLPLRQRWLRSLLGLLLVVGGIGGFVAQKVEADQARSVVIAMLIILTGVAVIMTPWVVRLWQDLDAERQERIRSQERAELAAHIHDSVLHTLTLIQRNAQDTREVQRLARSQERTLRTWLYQPRADPDQTFAAAIREAAGEVEDDHNVPIEVVCVGDTALDERLGAALQAAREAMVNAAKYAEAPSVSVYAEVEGDEIAIFVRDRGKGFVLDQVPEDRMGVRGSIIGRMERNGGKATVRTAPGEGTEVRLEIKKS; encoded by the coding sequence GTGAGCCAGGAGACGGCGGGGCGGCCGGTGCCGCCGGGACCGGTGGGCGCGACACCCCTCGGGCCCGCCCGGCTGGAACGGGCGGCCGAAGGGCGGCTCGTCGCCGGAGTGTGCCGGGGCCTGGCCGTGCACCTCGGCGTGGACGTGTTCCTCGTGCGAAGCGCGTTCGTCCTGCTCACGATGGCGAGCGGGCTGGGCGTCGCCGCCTACGCCGCGCTCTGGATCCTCGTCCCCGTCCAGGAGAGGGCATCGGCCGAGGCGGGCGGGCGGCGGCGCGGCCGGGACTGGGGCCAGCTGCTCGCCTACGCGGCCGTCGCGCTCGGGCTCGCGGCCCTGCCGTGGGGCGCGGCCGGGGTCGTCCGGTGGGCGCTGTGGCCCTTCATCGTCGGCGGCGTCGGCGCCGCGATCCTGTGGCAGCAGGCCGACCGCGACCAGCGGCAGCGCTGGACGCTGCCGCTGCGCCAGCGGTGGCTGCGCAGCCTGCTCGGCCTGCTCCTCGTCGTCGGCGGCATCGGCGGTTTCGTGGCGCAGAAGGTGGAGGCCGACCAGGCGCGGTCCGTGGTCATCGCGATGCTGATCATCCTCACCGGCGTCGCGGTGATCATGACGCCGTGGGTGGTGCGGCTCTGGCAGGACCTCGATGCCGAGCGGCAGGAGCGCATCCGGTCCCAGGAGCGCGCCGAGCTGGCCGCGCACATCCACGACTCCGTCCTGCACACGCTGACCCTCATCCAGCGGAACGCACAGGACACCCGCGAGGTGCAGCGGCTCGCCCGCTCCCAGGAGCGGACGCTGCGGACATGGCTCTACCAGCCGCGCGCCGACCCCGACCAGACGTTCGCCGCCGCGATCAGGGAGGCGGCCGGAGAGGTCGAGGACGACCACAACGTCCCGATCGAGGTCGTCTGCGTGGGCGACACGGCGCTGGACGAGCGGCTCGGCGCCGCGCTGCAGGCCGCGCGGGAGGCGATGGTGAACGCCGCCAAGTACGCGGAGGCGCCCTCGGTGTCGGTGTACGCCGAGGTGGAGGGCGACGAGATCGCCATCTTCGTCCGCGACCGGGGCAAGGGATTCGTTCTCGACCAGGTCCCGGAGGACCGGATGGGCGTGCGAGGGTCCATCATCGGACGTATGGAGCGCAACGGCGGCAAGGCCACCGTCCGCACGGCGCCGGGCGAGGGCACCGAAGTGCGCCTGGAGATCAAGAAGTCGTGA